Proteins found in one Oncorhynchus mykiss isolate Arlee chromosome 17, USDA_OmykA_1.1, whole genome shotgun sequence genomic segment:
- the LOC110494417 gene encoding ERBB receptor feedback inhibitor 1 isoform X1: MRPDCAWSMCTAGLTAQEICLPADSPFLRTSHCLSMAEAKPSWSHRHELDNLYFSMDPAPTEYNFRFQQQVPPSLNSERQKHSPGAQWLPPKKSRPTHLSLSSSTEPSTPSPAEDDQVVPSFQRLSVYEHCSPPHTPSRGAKPLPPLPGRADLSPDQAMDNEVEFFTSSDDRRCLVPEQCHPKPSAFRYGAPSRRSFRGCGQINYAYFEGPAGQQRQQEQKEQQRVQEQQRVQEQQRVQEQQRQQHEQQEQQQRLEQEVREQAEQQPVCPRQQDRAQRKLRRSHSGPAGSFNKPTSLRLPCHHRHTQGMDKPMVPPRVPIPPRPIKTADYRRWSAEVSSGAYSDEDKPPKVPPRDPLLSQGSSRTPSPKSLPSYLNGVMPPTQSFAPDPKYVSWGLQRQNSEGSPCILPVMENGRKASTTHYFLLPQRPANLDKPYPEKILQYVDCPAGRNRGASDPEWDCQTKRKVQVDIV; this comes from the exons ATGCGACCCGATTGTGCCTGGAGCATGTGCACAGCGGGCCTGACTGCCCAGGAGATCTGTTTACCTGCAGACAGCCCCTTCCTGCGGACCAGTCACTGTCTCAGCATGGCTGAAGCCAAGCCCTCATGGAGCCACCGCCATGAGCTGGACAA CTTGTACTTCAGTATGGATCCAGCACCAACAGAATACAACTTTCGATTTCAGCAGCAGGTGCCACCATCGCTCAATTCTGAGA GACAGAAACATAGCCCTGGTGCACAGTGGTTACCCCCAAAGAAATCCCGTCCCACTCATCTGTCCCTGTCATCCAGCACTGAGCCCTCCACCCCTAGCCCTGCTGAGGATGACCAGGTGGTCCCTTCCTTCCAGAGGTTGTCTGTGTACGAACACTGCAGTCCCCCCCACACACCTAGCCGGGGGGCCAAacccctgcctcctctccctgGGCGGGCAGACCTTTCCCCTGACCAGGCCATGGACAATGAGGTGGAGTTCTTCACCAGTTCAGATGACCGACGCTGCTTGGTGCCTGAGCAGTGTCACCCCAAACCCTCTGCCTTTCGCTATGGAGCCCCCAGCCGCAGGAGCTTCAGGGGCTGTGGGCAGATTAACTATGCCTACTTTGAGGGACCTGCGGGGCAGCAAAGACAACaggaacagaaggagcagcagcgGGTACAGGAACAACAGCGGGTACAGGAACAACAGCGGGTACAGGAACAACAGCGGCAACAGCACGAGCAGCAGGAACAGCAACAGAGGTTGGAGCAGGAGGTGCGGGAGCAAGCAGAGCAGCAGCCAGTGTGTCCCAGACAGCAGGACCGAGCCCAGAGGAAGCTGCGGCGCTCTCACTCTGGCCCTGCTGGCTCCTTCAACAAGCCCACGTCGCTGCGCCTGCCCTGTCATCACCGCCACACTCAGGGCATGGACAAACCAATGGTGCCCCCCCGCGTGCCCATCCCCCCACGGCCCATCAAGACTGCAGACTACCGCCGCTGGTCAGCCGAGGTGTCCTCTGGGGCCTACAGTGATGAGGACAAGCCCCCGAAGGTGCCCCCTAGGGACCCTTTGTTGTCTCAAGGCAGCTCCCGTACCCCCAGCCCCAAGAGCCTCCCCTCGTACCTTAACGGTGTTATGCCCCCAACACAGAGCTTTGCCCCAGACCCTAAGTACGTGAGCTGGGGTTTACAGAGGCAGAACAGTGAGGGGTCTCCCTGCATCCTGCCTGTCATGGAGAACGGCAGGAAGGCCAGCACCACACACTACTTCCTGCTCCCACAGAGGCCGGCCAACCTGGACAAACCTTACCCGGAGAAGATACTCCAGTATGTGGACTGCCCGGCAGGTCGCAATAGGGGGGCTTCAGACCCAGAATGGGATTGTCAGACCAAGAGGAAAGTACAGGTGGATATAGTTTGA
- the LOC110494417 gene encoding ERBB receptor feedback inhibitor 1 isoform X2 yields the protein MDPAPTEYNFRFQQQVPPSLNSERQKHSPGAQWLPPKKSRPTHLSLSSSTEPSTPSPAEDDQVVPSFQRLSVYEHCSPPHTPSRGAKPLPPLPGRADLSPDQAMDNEVEFFTSSDDRRCLVPEQCHPKPSAFRYGAPSRRSFRGCGQINYAYFEGPAGQQRQQEQKEQQRVQEQQRVQEQQRVQEQQRQQHEQQEQQQRLEQEVREQAEQQPVCPRQQDRAQRKLRRSHSGPAGSFNKPTSLRLPCHHRHTQGMDKPMVPPRVPIPPRPIKTADYRRWSAEVSSGAYSDEDKPPKVPPRDPLLSQGSSRTPSPKSLPSYLNGVMPPTQSFAPDPKYVSWGLQRQNSEGSPCILPVMENGRKASTTHYFLLPQRPANLDKPYPEKILQYVDCPAGRNRGASDPEWDCQTKRKVQVDIV from the exons ATGGATCCAGCACCAACAGAATACAACTTTCGATTTCAGCAGCAGGTGCCACCATCGCTCAATTCTGAGA GACAGAAACATAGCCCTGGTGCACAGTGGTTACCCCCAAAGAAATCCCGTCCCACTCATCTGTCCCTGTCATCCAGCACTGAGCCCTCCACCCCTAGCCCTGCTGAGGATGACCAGGTGGTCCCTTCCTTCCAGAGGTTGTCTGTGTACGAACACTGCAGTCCCCCCCACACACCTAGCCGGGGGGCCAAacccctgcctcctctccctgGGCGGGCAGACCTTTCCCCTGACCAGGCCATGGACAATGAGGTGGAGTTCTTCACCAGTTCAGATGACCGACGCTGCTTGGTGCCTGAGCAGTGTCACCCCAAACCCTCTGCCTTTCGCTATGGAGCCCCCAGCCGCAGGAGCTTCAGGGGCTGTGGGCAGATTAACTATGCCTACTTTGAGGGACCTGCGGGGCAGCAAAGACAACaggaacagaaggagcagcagcgGGTACAGGAACAACAGCGGGTACAGGAACAACAGCGGGTACAGGAACAACAGCGGCAACAGCACGAGCAGCAGGAACAGCAACAGAGGTTGGAGCAGGAGGTGCGGGAGCAAGCAGAGCAGCAGCCAGTGTGTCCCAGACAGCAGGACCGAGCCCAGAGGAAGCTGCGGCGCTCTCACTCTGGCCCTGCTGGCTCCTTCAACAAGCCCACGTCGCTGCGCCTGCCCTGTCATCACCGCCACACTCAGGGCATGGACAAACCAATGGTGCCCCCCCGCGTGCCCATCCCCCCACGGCCCATCAAGACTGCAGACTACCGCCGCTGGTCAGCCGAGGTGTCCTCTGGGGCCTACAGTGATGAGGACAAGCCCCCGAAGGTGCCCCCTAGGGACCCTTTGTTGTCTCAAGGCAGCTCCCGTACCCCCAGCCCCAAGAGCCTCCCCTCGTACCTTAACGGTGTTATGCCCCCAACACAGAGCTTTGCCCCAGACCCTAAGTACGTGAGCTGGGGTTTACAGAGGCAGAACAGTGAGGGGTCTCCCTGCATCCTGCCTGTCATGGAGAACGGCAGGAAGGCCAGCACCACACACTACTTCCTGCTCCCACAGAGGCCGGCCAACCTGGACAAACCTTACCCGGAGAAGATACTCCAGTATGTGGACTGCCCGGCAGGTCGCAATAGGGGGGCTTCAGACCCAGAATGGGATTGTCAGACCAAGAGGAAAGTACAGGTGGATATAGTTTGA